The nucleotide window GTGGGGCTGTTTCTGATTGTGAATGTGGCCCTGGGCTTGTTTGGGGTGCTGTGGTACAACATCAACCAGCGTCGCGCTGAAATAGGCCTGCGCCGCGCCCTCGGAGCTTCAGGCCCCGGTATCAGCGCGCAGTTTCTGGGCGAGATGCTGGTGCTGACTACGCTGGGCGTAACGTTGGGCTTGCTGCTGGCGGCGCAGTTTCCGCTGCTGGACGCCTTCGACGTGCCCTCCAACGTGTATGTACTAGGCATGCTGGCCGCCACCGGCCTCATCTTCCTGCTCACCGCCTTGTGCGCCTGGCAGCCCAGCCGCCTGGCGGCCCGCATTCAGCCTGCCGTAGCCCTGCGCGAGGAGTAGGGGTGACAGGTGATGAGGTAACAGGTGACAGGTAACACGTGACAGGTAAAAAGTTGTCATTGCGAGGCATGTGGCGCATCAAGTCAGGGTCCGAAGCAATCCGTCCTGTACAAAACCAGCCCCGTTCTTCTACCAGAAAGCTCCTGACGCTGGCTACACGCTGAAGGCTTGTCACATCCTGGGGCTTGATGCGTTGCCCAGGACGGATTGCTTCGCTACACTGGCAATGACGGTGTTTTTTTCCTTGTCACCTATCACCTGTCACCTGCTCACCTGTCATCATAAATTCCGTCCTTCGCTTCTCTATTTTCTGTACGCATGATTCTGATTGTCGACGACGACGTGGCGGTGCGCACCTCGCTTAGCCTGCTGCTCAAGCAGGCCGGCTACGTGGCCAAAGCGGTGGGTACGCCCGATGCGGCCCTGGCCGTGGTGCCCGACCCGGCCGTGCAGCTGGTACTGATGGATATGAACTACTCCCTCGATACCACCGGCCACGACGGGCTGGCGCTGCTGGCGCAGGTGAAGGCCGTGCGCCCGGCCCTGCCGGTCATCCTTATCACGGGCTGGGGCTCTATCTCGCTGGCCGTAGAAGGGATGAAGGCCGGCGCTGCCGAGTTTATAACCAAGCCCTGGAACAACGACGCCCTGCTGCAAACCATCCGCACCTGCCTGGACCTGGCTGCATCTGATGCTGCACCGGCCCCCGACGATGCCCAGGCGCCCACCCGCCGCCAGCTCGACAAGCAGTTTGCCTTCCAGAACATCATCGGGCAGGATGCGCGGCTGCTGCACGTGCTGCGCAGCGTGGGCCAAGTGGCCGCCACCGATGCCTCAGTGCTGATCGAGGGTGAGTCGGGCACGGGCAAGGAGCTGATTGCGGAAGCCGTGCACCAGAACTCCCACCGCCGCCGCCAGCCCTTCGTGAAGGTGAACCTGGGCGGCATTTCGGCCTCCCTGTTTGAAAGCGAAATGTTCGGACACCGGCGCGGGGCCTTCACCGACGCCAAAACCGACCGGGTGGGCCGCTTCGAGTTGGCCAACGGCGGCACCATTTTCCTCGACGAGATAGGGGAGCTGGACATGACCTCGCAGGTGAAGCTGCTGCGCGTGCTGCAGGACCGCACCTACGAGGTGCTGGGCGACAGCAAGGCGCGCCGCCTCGATATCCGCGTCATCTGCGCTACCAACCGGGACCTGGCCCAGGAAGTGCGCGAGGGCCGCTTCCGCGAAGATTTGTTTTACCGCATCAACCTGATAACCGTGCGCCTGCCCGCCCTGCGCGAGCGGCCCACCGACATTCCGCTGCTGGTCCAGCACTTCGTGGATTACCTGCGCGCTACCTACAACCGGGCTTCGCTGAAGGTTAATACCCGCGCTATGCACTGGCTGCGCGAGCAGCCGCTGCCCGGCAATATCCGGGAGCTGAAAAACCTGGTGGAGCGGGCCGTGCTGGTCAGCGGCAAGGACGAGCTGGGCCCCGAGGACTTCCAGGCGCAGTTTCGACCCACGGCCGTGCCCGTCGCGGCGCAGCCGGGCGAGCTGCCCGCCGTGGGCTCCATCACCCTCGATGAGCTGGAAGCGCAGATGATCCGCAAGTCGATGGAGCACTACGCCGGCAACGTGAGCCGCGTGGCCAAAGCCCTGGGCCTGAGCCGTGGCGCCCTCTACCGCCGCCTGGAGAAATACGCCATTCCGTTCGACGTGACGCAGTAGCGCAGCCAGTTCTCCTCCTTTTTTTCAAGGAGGGGTAGCCGGAGGCCGGGGTGGTAGAGCTAGAAGGTAGAAAAAGCTAGGACTACCCGTTCTTTCTGTATTCTTGGCGCCGGTTTCTAACTCTGGTTTAACCACCCCGGCCTCCGGTCCCTCCTTGAAAAAAGGAGGGGCGTTTCTTAGCTCTAGCTGTATTGCTTGATGTCACTGCGTCTGAAGTTCCTGCTGTTTGCCTTTCTGATTCATGGCCTGCTGCTGGGGCTTACGTGGCAGGTACTGCGCCAGCATACGGCGTGGTTTATCGGGGCGGAGGTGCTGCTGGTGGCGTCGGTTATCCTCACGGTGCAGCTGTACCGGGATTTTGTGCGGCCCTTCCAGTTGATTGCGGCCGGTACGGAAGCCATTCGGGCCAAGGATTTCTCCACCAAGTTTGTGCCCGTGCAGCAGCGCGAAATGGACCAGCTGATTGACGTTTACAATCACATGATTGATGAGCTGCGCCAGGAGCGCATAACCCAGCACGAGAAAAGCTTTCTGCTGGAACACCTTATCCAAGCCTCGCCGGCCGGTATTCTGCTGCTGGATTTCGAGGGCCGGATTGAGTCGGTAAACCCGGCGGCGGTGCGGCTGCTACAAGTGCCGGCCGCTGCGCTGGTAGGCCAGTTGCCCGCTGCCCTGCCCGGCGACTGGGGCGTGGCCCTGGGCAGCCTGCGCCCGGGTCAGCCGCAGGCGGTTCAGCTCTCGGGCATGCAGAGCTACCGCGCCCACGCCTCGCACTTCCTCGACCGGGGCTTCACGCGCTACTTTATCGTGCTGGAAGAGCTGACCCAGGACATCATCCGCCAGGAAAAGCAGGCCTATGAGAAGCTGATCCGGATGATGTCGCACGAGGTCAACAACTCCATCGGGGCCGTCAACTCCATCCTGCAAAGCTTCCACTATTACGCCCCCCAGCTAGCCCAGGACGACCGCGCCGACTTCACCGAAGCGCTGGATGTATCCGTGACGCGCAGCACGCACCTGGCCAACTTCATTGCCAACTTTGCCCACCTGGTGCGCCTGCCCCCGCCTGCGCGCCGCCCCATAGATGTGCACGAGCTGCTGAAATCAACCTGCCGGCTGCTGCAGGTACAGAGCGAGAAGCGCCGCATCCGCTGGCACTGGCAGCTCACGGAGGGGCCGCTGTTCGTGAATCTCGATGCCCAGCAGCTGGAGCAGGCCCTGCTCAACATTGGCAAAAACGCCCTCGAAGCCATTGGGGAAGAGGGTAATGTGTGGGTGCGCACCACGGCGCAGCCGCCCACCGTCGTCATCGAAAACGACGGGCCCGGCATTCCGGCCGAAGTGCAGCGCCACCTGTTCACGCCCTTCTACAGCACGAAGCCCGATGGCCAAGGCATCGGCCTCACCCTCATCCGCGACATCCTGCTGCAGCACGAGTTTGCCTTCACGCTGCAAACCGAGGAGGCGGGCCGCACGGCGTTTACTATTCGGTTTTAGGCCGCCCTGCGCTACGGAGAGAGGATGCCAGCCACGCTGCCTGGCGCACTTTTTTTGGCTAGGGTGTGAGCAGTGTGGGCTTCTGAGCGTACCCGCGTTCTGCCCGCAGCCCTGCAGGCGCCGTTCCACGCCTTCCCGGTGGCTTCAAGCTACTACGCTACAGCTCGGCTTTTAGCTTAGACCCAGTTCACACCTTTGCGCAGCCACTGCTGGGTGGCGTCTTCGGGGGAGCCGGGCTCGATGGGGAAGTTGTAGTGCCACTCGGCCTGGGGCGGCAAGCTCATCAGAATACTCTCGGTGCGGCCCCCGGTTTCCAGCCCGAACTTGGTGCCCCGGTCAATGGCCAGGTTGAACTCGGCGTAGCGGCCCCGGCGCACCAGCTGCCACTGCTTCTGCCGCTCAGTGTACGGCAGGCAGGCATTCTGGCGCATGATGGTACCATAAGTGCGGCCGTAGACCTCGCCCACATCCTGCACAAACGCAAACAGCTCCTCAAATGAGCCGTCCTTACCCACGGTGAGCCGGTCGAAGAAGATGCCGCCGATGCCGCGGGTTTCCTGACGGTGGGGCAGAAAGAAGTACTCATCGGCCCACCGCTTGAAGTGCGGGTAGTAGCTGGTGTCGTGGCGCTGGCATACGGCCTGAATCTGCTCATGAAACCAGCGGGCCTGGGCCTCGTCCACGTAGATAGGCGTCAGATCCAGCCCGCCGCCAAACCAGGCATCCCCGTTGTCGGTCTCGAAGTAGCGCACGTTCATGTGCGAAATCGGCACCAGTGGGCTGCCCGGGTGCTGCACCACCGAGACGCCGGTGGCAAAGTAGTTCGGGTCGGGCATGAGCAGCGCGCGGGCCGCCGCCTCGCTCATCTGGCCCCACACGGCCGAGAAGGCGACCCCGCCTTTTTCCAGCACCGTCCCGTTCTGCAGCACGCGGGTGGCCCCGCCGCCCCCGCCAACATGCTGCCAGGCGTCCTCCTGAAAGCGTTTTCCGCTGCCGTCGGCGGCTTCGAGGCGGTGGCAGAGCCAGTCCTGAAACTGGCGCATCCAGTTTTCAGCCAAAATGCGGGGCGGAGCAACAGCGAGGGCAGCGGTAGTCATGGTAAGCATGAAGGTAAAAGCTGTGTAGGGTATCCGGGCCGGGAATCAGGCCCAATGGACAGCATAGTAATCGGGCAACAGAGCATTGACCTGCTCTTTCTTCAGCTGTTCGGCGCACCGGGCGCAGCAGGCTACCCGGGGCTGACGCTCCACGGCCCGCAGCACCAGCACCGGAATCTGGGTGTGGTAGGCACGGGTGGTGGTGTAGCAAGAGTCGAAGTAGCGTAACAGCTCCGCCTCGCTGTTGGGGGCAATAATGAGCAGTTGGGCCTGCTGCCGGGCACAGAACTCGCCGACGCCTTCCAGCGGGGCATCATCTTCCACCAAGTGGGGAGTAGTAGTGAGCCAGGTGAGCTGAGCCCCGACCTTGCCGAGGGCCTGCTTGAGTTGGCGTCGCCGGGGCCGCTCGGCCGGCGAATAAAACTGCACCAGGTCTAACGGGGCCGGGAAAGCGCCTTCCAGCGCTGACAAGCGGGGCAGGATGTCGGTATTCAGGGCGGTGAAATCAGCGGCGAAAACCACCCGCGCAGGCAGAGCGCGGCGCCCTGGCGGCACTACCAGCACCGGGCACGTGACCAGCCGGGTGATGGAGGCGGCGTGGTTGCCGGGTGCGGCCTGCTGGCCGCAGTCGATGTGCTCAAGGCCCATCACCACCAGGTCGGCGGCGCAGCGGGCTGCTTCGGCCTGCACATGGTCGTGGAGGCAGCCGCTCAGAATGCGGTAGCGGTACTGAATGCGGCGGCCATCCTGGCGGGTAAGCTGCTGATAGCGCAGGCGCTCCACCAGGCTCCGCAGCCGCTGTTCCTGCACGTCAAGCGCCTTCTCCGCTGCCGCCATACCATCCGATTCGGGGTGGCAATAAAGCAGCACCACTTCGGCAGGCCAGCGCACGGCCAGCTTGTTGGCGTAAGCCAGCGTGGGTTCAGCCGCAGCAGTATGGTCGATGGGAACGAGAATGGTTTTCATAAGGAGAAACGTAACGAAAGGAAAGCAGGGAGGAAAAAAAGGCAGCAGCAGACCCTACCGGCAGTTGTGCACCGACTGCGGCTGACGAGCCTGGATTTTCTCCGGCGTGCTCAGCTGCGGGCTCAGGTACGGAATGCCCAGCCCCAGCCCGCGCATGATAAAAAGCACGGCCAGCCCCGAAGCCGCGTAGGGTACCGCCTGCCGCATGCGGGTGCGCCACAGCAGCGGCACTAGCCGCCCGGAGAGAGAAAGACCCAGCATCAGTGGGAGCGTGCCCAGGCCAAAGCTGGCCATGTAAGCCGCTGCGCCCGGTATGCCCGGTGCACTCAGGGCCCCGGCCAGCGCCAGGTACACCAGGCCGCAGGGCAGCAGCCCGTTGAGGACGCCCGTGAGGTACAAGGCCCGCCACGAAGGCTGCTGAAAAAGCCCGGCCAGCGTGTTCTTAACCCAGGCCAGGGGACGGCGCAAGCCCAGCAGGCCGGCCAGCCGGTCGGTGTAGCGCGGGGGCAGCCCCACGAGCACCAGAATCAGCAGGCCCGAGGCTATGGAGAGGCCTTGCTGCAGTCCGGCCAGGCGCAGGCTCTGGCCCAGCAGGCCGGCCGCCGCGCCCAGTGTGGCGTAGGTTGTGATGCGGCCCAGGTTATACAGCAGACGCCCGCCCACGTAGCGCGCCGAGGCAGCCTCCGCGCGGCCGGGCAGCGCCAGGGCAATGGCCCCACACATGCCTACGCAGTGGAAGCTGCCCAATAACCCAAAAACAAACCCGGCCCAAAGCATTGGCAGTAGAGAAATGGCGTATCTGATTCGGCCGGCAAGTACGGCCGCCCGGGCTGGGGCTAACATGATGAAAGTCAGTCAGTCAGGGTGATATTTCTTTCCAAGAAGTAGGCCTGCCCGCCCGCGGTAAAATCGAGGCGCACGCGCCAGTAGCCGGCTTTCATCTGGCCGGTATTGATTTGCTGCACACCATCGACGGGCTGCAACGGCAGGGAGAAATCCAGCTTCTGGTCGGAAGGCCGAAAGAAGTGCAACTGGCCCTGCACGGTCTGTGTGGTCAGCTCGGCGGGCAACTGCAGGGTTAGGCGGTGAGCGGCGGCATCATGCTCCAGCTTTACCGGCGCGGGCAGGGCAGCCGTACGGGCTACGGTTTCCATCTGTTGCTGGTAGCGCAGCTCCTGTTGGTAGTAGTCGGGGCTGACCAGGTCGACGCTGGTGCGCATGGCCTGCTGCACCATGTAGCCGATGTAGCCGGCAAACAGCACGAAGGTCATCACAATGGCGTAGGGCCAGATGGTGCGGGTTTTGGGGGCGGAAGTTGCCATAGAAATTGGGTTGTGAGCCATGCAGAGACGGAGTGTTTTGCGGGCTGATATTGTTTAGACTGTTATTATTCGTCTGTCATCCTGAGCAAAGCGAAGGACCTTCCTCGCCTGATTGATAAGCCTGATTCACTGTGACCAAGCCTTACTGCTTGCTTGATAAAGGCTTGGTCACACTGGTAGAAGCCGCCGTGGGGTTAGGAGAGGAAGTTCCTTCGCTTTGCTCAGGATGACAGACGACGAGAGTTGCCATTGCGGTAGAGATGTCTCGCGCTGCTCGACATGACCTTCTATTTCTTACTGTACCGGCCCCAGAAACTTGGTGCTGGTTTCGGCAATCAGCTCGTTGCCCGAATACAGGCCGATGCGAATTTTCTGGTTGGTACGCAGTAGGGTGCGGCGGGGCAGCTCGGCAAAGAACACGCCTTCGGTCATGCCCTGGGCGGGCAGCGTCAGGCTGGCCGTGCCTACCAGGGAAATGGTGCCCTGGGCCGGCTCCAGCACCCGTAGCGTGAGCGGATAGGGCCGGTTGGTTTTGTTGATAACCGAGATATTGTAGAGGTTGGTGATGGAGCCGCGGTCGGTTTTCTGGAACAGCTGCCCCGGCGTGCGCAGCACCGTGGCCGCCACATTGGCGCGGGATACCAGCAGCCCCGTCATCACCACGAGCAATACGCCCAGCACCCCCGACAGTACCTTCATGCGGCCCGTAAACCGCGGGCGGGTGCCTTGGGCAATGTCGTTTTCCGAGGCATGGCGGATCAGGCCTTCGGGCAGGTTCACGAGGGTCATTATCGTGTTGCAGGCGTCGATGCAGGCCGTGCAGTTGGTGCATTCCATCTGCTGGGCCCCGTTGCGGATGTCGATGCCGGTGGGGCACACCTGCACGCACTGGTGGCAGTCGATACAGTCGCCGGCGGTGCGCTCCTGGTTTTTGCGGAGCTTCTCCCGCGGCTCGCCCCGCTTGTAGTCGTAGGCTACCACTAGGCTGTTTTTGTCGAGCAATACGCCCTGCAGCCGCCCGTAGGGACAGGCAATGGTGCAGACCTGCTCCCGAAACCGGGCAAACACGGCGTAGAACAGGCCGGTAAACAAAACCATCGAAGCCAGGCCGCCCAGGTGCCCGGCGGGCCGGTCCGTCACGATTTGCAGCAGCTCGTCGGTGCCAATGATGTAGGCCAGGAAGGTATTGGCAATCAGGAAGGACAGGATCAGAAACAGCGCGTGCTTGGTGGTTTTGCGCCAGGTTTTGTTCCAGTCCCAGTCGGCGCGGTCAAGGGCCTTTTGCTGGGGCGCGTCGCCTTCCAGCCAGTACTCGATGCGCCGGAATACCATTTCCAGGAAGATGGTCTGGGGACAGACCCAGCCGCAGAACACGCGCCCGTACACCACCGTGAAGATGATGATGAACAGCACGAAGGTGAGGCTGCCCAGCAGCAGGATAAAGAAATCCTGGGGCCAGAAAATCTGCCCCAGAATGATAAAGCGCCGGGCCGGCAGGTTCAGCATTAGCAGCGGCAGGCCGTGGATGCGCAGCCAGGGCCCGGCAAACAGCAGTGCCAGCAGCCCGTAGCTAAGCCATTTACGGTAGCGGTAAAGCCGGCCGCCGGGTTTTTTGGGGTACAGCCACACCCGCTTGCCGGCCGCGTCCACCGTGGCAATGGTGTCGCGGAAAGACGCGGCGGGCTGGGGTTGGGTAGTAGCCATGAGGCGGAATCTTTGAATCGTTGTTTAACCTGTCATCCTGAGCAGAGCGCAGGCCCTGCCTCCATGTTGTGGCAGGCTCTATTCACTCTGACAAACCTTTTAGTAAGTCAGTGGTAAAAGAGCTTTGTCACGTTGGTACCGAACAGCAGTGGAGTTGGTGAGGAAGGTCCTTCGCTGTGCTCAGGATGACAGACAAAAAGAGCTTACAGCCGGGCAACGCGCTGGCCGGGGGCTTCCTTCTCGCCCTGCGGCTCTTTGGCTCCGGCCGGCTTGGAGCCCTGCAAACTCAACAGGTAGGAGCTGACCTGCAGGATCTGTTTGCCGGAGAGCTTGCCTTTCCAGGCCACCATACCTTTCCCCTGCACCCCGAACTTGATGGTCTTGTAGACGTGGTTTACCTCGCCGCCGTGCAGCCAGTACTCGTCGGTCAGGTTGGGCCCCACTTTGCCTTCGGCATTGGCCCCGTGGCAGGGGGCGCAGTTGGTCGTATACAGCGCTTTGCCACTGTTTAGGTCACCGGCAGCCGTCAGAGGCTGGTAGGTGGTAAGCTTGTTGGGGTCGTCGGCCTCGGTGGAAACGAAAAGGGCAGCCTGCTGCATTTCGGCGGCATACTCGGCGCCCTGCAGCTGCCCGGCTTCGGCCAGGTGATAGTAGCTGAGGTAGCCGATGGCAAACAGAATGGTGGCGTAGAAGCTGTATTTCCACCACGGCGGCAGGTCGTTGTCGAACTCGTGGATGCCGTCGTAGTCGTGGTCCAGAAGCTCGTCGCGCACCTCACCCCGTACCAGCGTGGCGTCGCCTACGAGCAGGCCCAGCACCCGCCCGCTCCAGGTGGGGCGCACGGTGGGCAGCTCGTAGAGGCGGCGCAGCTGAGGCCGCAGGCGTACCACCAGCGTGGCCGCCAGCAGCACCATCAGCAGGATAACCAGGCCCAGCGTAGC belongs to Hymenobacter sp. J193 and includes:
- the hemF gene encoding oxygen-dependent coproporphyrinogen oxidase yields the protein MLTMTTAALAVAPPRILAENWMRQFQDWLCHRLEAADGSGKRFQEDAWQHVGGGGGATRVLQNGTVLEKGGVAFSAVWGQMSEAAARALLMPDPNYFATGVSVVQHPGSPLVPISHMNVRYFETDNGDAWFGGGLDLTPIYVDEAQARWFHEQIQAVCQRHDTSYYPHFKRWADEYFFLPHRQETRGIGGIFFDRLTVGKDGSFEELFAFVQDVGEVYGRTYGTIMRQNACLPYTERQKQWQLVRRGRYAEFNLAIDRGTKFGLETGGRTESILMSLPPQAEWHYNFPIEPGSPEDATQQWLRKGVNWV
- the ccoG gene encoding cytochrome c oxidase accessory protein CcoG — its product is MATTQPQPAASFRDTIATVDAAGKRVWLYPKKPGGRLYRYRKWLSYGLLALLFAGPWLRIHGLPLLMLNLPARRFIILGQIFWPQDFFILLLGSLTFVLFIIIFTVVYGRVFCGWVCPQTIFLEMVFRRIEYWLEGDAPQQKALDRADWDWNKTWRKTTKHALFLILSFLIANTFLAYIIGTDELLQIVTDRPAGHLGGLASMVLFTGLFYAVFARFREQVCTIACPYGRLQGVLLDKNSLVVAYDYKRGEPREKLRKNQERTAGDCIDCHQCVQVCPTGIDIRNGAQQMECTNCTACIDACNTIMTLVNLPEGLIRHASENDIAQGTRPRFTGRMKVLSGVLGVLLVVMTGLLVSRANVAATVLRTPGQLFQKTDRGSITNLYNISVINKTNRPYPLTLRVLEPAQGTISLVGTASLTLPAQGMTEGVFFAELPRRTLLRTNQKIRIGLYSGNELIAETSTKFLGPVQ
- a CDS encoding sulfite exporter TauE/SafE family protein, which produces MLWAGFVFGLLGSFHCVGMCGAIALALPGRAEAASARYVGGRLLYNLGRITTYATLGAAAGLLGQSLRLAGLQQGLSIASGLLILVLVGLPPRYTDRLAGLLGLRRPLAWVKNTLAGLFQQPSWRALYLTGVLNGLLPCGLVYLALAGALSAPGIPGAAAYMASFGLGTLPLMLGLSLSGRLVPLLWRTRMRQAVPYAASGLAVLFIMRGLGLGIPYLSPQLSTPEKIQARQPQSVHNCR
- a CDS encoding sigma-54 dependent transcriptional regulator; protein product: MILIVDDDVAVRTSLSLLLKQAGYVAKAVGTPDAALAVVPDPAVQLVLMDMNYSLDTTGHDGLALLAQVKAVRPALPVILITGWGSISLAVEGMKAGAAEFITKPWNNDALLQTIRTCLDLAASDAAPAPDDAQAPTRRQLDKQFAFQNIIGQDARLLHVLRSVGQVAATDASVLIEGESGTGKELIAEAVHQNSHRRRQPFVKVNLGGISASLFESEMFGHRRGAFTDAKTDRVGRFELANGGTIFLDEIGELDMTSQVKLLRVLQDRTYEVLGDSKARRLDIRVICATNRDLAQEVREGRFREDLFYRINLITVRLPALRERPTDIPLLVQHFVDYLRATYNRASLKVNTRAMHWLREQPLPGNIRELKNLVERAVLVSGKDELGPEDFQAQFRPTAVPVAAQPGELPAVGSITLDELEAQMIRKSMEHYAGNVSRVAKALGLSRGALYRRLEKYAIPFDVTQ
- a CDS encoding cbb3-type cytochrome c oxidase N-terminal domain-containing protein, with the translated sequence MRYYPFSWRVAATGAGLVVLAAGPALAQTPEAKAGPADSQLLLLWALLATLGLVILLMVLLAATLVVRLRPQLRRLYELPTVRPTWSGRVLGLLVGDATLVRGEVRDELLDHDYDGIHEFDNDLPPWWKYSFYATILFAIGYLSYYHLAEAGQLQGAEYAAEMQQAALFVSTEADDPNKLTTYQPLTAAGDLNSGKALYTTNCAPCHGANAEGKVGPNLTDEYWLHGGEVNHVYKTIKFGVQGKGMVAWKGKLSGKQILQVSSYLLSLQGSKPAGAKEPQGEKEAPGQRVARL
- a CDS encoding universal stress protein, giving the protein MKTILVPIDHTAAAEPTLAYANKLAVRWPAEVVLLYCHPESDGMAAAEKALDVQEQRLRSLVERLRYQQLTRQDGRRIQYRYRILSGCLHDHVQAEAARCAADLVVMGLEHIDCGQQAAPGNHAASITRLVTCPVLVVPPGRRALPARVVFAADFTALNTDILPRLSALEGAFPAPLDLVQFYSPAERPRRRQLKQALGKVGAQLTWLTTTPHLVEDDAPLEGVGEFCARQQAQLLIIAPNSEAELLRYFDSCYTTTRAYHTQIPVLVLRAVERQPRVACCARCAEQLKKEQVNALLPDYYAVHWA
- a CDS encoding PAS domain-containing sensor histidine kinase is translated as MSLRLKFLLFAFLIHGLLLGLTWQVLRQHTAWFIGAEVLLVASVILTVQLYRDFVRPFQLIAAGTEAIRAKDFSTKFVPVQQREMDQLIDVYNHMIDELRQERITQHEKSFLLEHLIQASPAGILLLDFEGRIESVNPAAVRLLQVPAAALVGQLPAALPGDWGVALGSLRPGQPQAVQLSGMQSYRAHASHFLDRGFTRYFIVLEELTQDIIRQEKQAYEKLIRMMSHEVNNSIGAVNSILQSFHYYAPQLAQDDRADFTEALDVSVTRSTHLANFIANFAHLVRLPPPARRPIDVHELLKSTCRLLQVQSEKRRIRWHWQLTEGPLFVNLDAQQLEQALLNIGKNALEAIGEEGNVWVRTTAQPPTVVIENDGPGIPAEVQRHLFTPFYSTKPDGQGIGLTLIRDILLQHEFAFTLQTEEAGRTAFTIRF
- a CDS encoding FixH family protein, which codes for MATSAPKTRTIWPYAIVMTFVLFAGYIGYMVQQAMRTSVDLVSPDYYQQELRYQQQMETVARTAALPAPVKLEHDAAAHRLTLQLPAELTTQTVQGQLHFFRPSDQKLDFSLPLQPVDGVQQINTGQMKAGYWRVRLDFTAGGQAYFLERNITLTD